The sequence AACGCACAACTGATTGTGCTGGAGGATGCCTCGCATCTGAGTGCAATCGAACAACCGGAGGCGTTTGCAAAAGCAGCTCTGCAATTTATAGCGGATTTGTAGCCAATTCTGAGTAACCTAAAGCGCGGCCTTGGTTGTGGCAAGGCGCTAAAATCAGGGCGGCAATCTCAATAGAGGGCAGGCAAAATTTGCCCATTATTCTCATTATTTATTCTTGGTTCACCTATTCTTGACCATTTCTTCGACCCCGCGTTAACCGTGCATATCGGTTAAGCCTGATGCACGACCATCATTTCAATTCAGTATTTCCCGCCACTCCAATCAAAAATCGCACGATTTACTTCTGATAAACCATGGGGATCGCATCTACATGGCGCTGCACGAGACTCCCGCTATTTATTGCTACCTCAACAAGTCTTACAACGGAGAGAGGCTTTGTCTGATGTTAATGGCGGTATTTGGAAGATAAGGTGTCGCTTAATCAAACGAATTCAGGAGAAATCATGACTACGATATCCCGCTTACAGGCACCCGTCTTTACCGCAAAAGCATCTCATAAAATGTTGCAGTTGCTGGGCATAACTGTGCTGGGAGTCGCTGCAATGGCGGTGACCGCACATCACGCACACGCCGCTGATAGTTTGGCGCGGCAGGATAAAAGCTTTCTGACCAATGCCGCTGAATCCGGGAATGCTGAAGTTAAGGCTAGTCAATTGGCGCTGCAAAAAAGCAGCGATCCTGATGTTAAATCCTTCGCCCAAAAAATGATTGATGACCATACGAAAGTTGGCGACGATCTGAAAACGCTCGCAGCATCGAAAAGCGTGACCGTACCGGATGATCCCAGCATAGCGCAAAAGGCCAAAATTCTGGTTCTAAGCAAACTGGATGGGCACACGTTTGACAAGCAATATGCTGGAATGATTGGCGTCTCGGCGCATAAAGATGCAGTCAGTTTATTTAAAAAAACCGCTGCCAGCGCCAAAGATGCAGACATCAAACAATTTGCTGCAAACAATTTGCCCGCCCTGCAAGAGCATCTGCAAATGGCAACGCAACTAAAGTCGACAGTTGACGCTAAGAAATAAGTAGCCTCTCAATCTAAACGAAGTTCACCATGCCCCGTGGTGATAAGTTCGCATACCGATAGGAAAAAATGCCAGATCGGTGTTATCAGTTCTTAAAATTGAACTGTGAAGCGGTTGAGCGCTCCTTGACCGCCCATGCTGTTCACAATCAAAAAAAGGGATAAGCGAAATACCTCCTGCAACATAAATTATGAGGAAGTGCTTAAGGTTATATGAAAGTCCGGCTATTGCGGAAATGCCGTTCAGCTAAAAACTGAGCGGCATTTTTTTGTGAGTGCTATTGTTACCACTGACCTGAGACCAACCCAGTAATGGAAGCCCGCTGCGTTCAGCCAGAATCTATTGACAATCACCTTTAATAAAAAAATGGCATGAATCACTCCACCACAATCTCTACTCAAACACTGTCCAGCCGCGATCTGGCGCTATTGCGCCAGTCAATCACCTTGTCCGACGAGTCGAAGCAACGTGGGCGTCATCCATTTGCAGCATTGGTGGCCGATGAGGACGGCAACGTGGTTGTCACAGCGGGTAACAATTCAATGCCACCAGAAGGTGATCCAACCCAGCATGCGGAACTGATCGCCGCGGCCCAAGCGGCGCAGAAACTAAGCCCGGAACAACTTGCGAAGAGTACGCTTTATACCAGCGCTGAACCCTGTTGCATGTGCGCTGGCGCCATCTACTGGACTGGTATTGGCCGCGTAGTGTATGCCTTGTCCGAGCATACTTTGTTAGGACTGACGGGAGATCATCCAGAAAACCCTACCTTTTCATTACCTTGTCGGGAAGTATTTGCGCGCGGTCAACGCAAAGTCACGGTGGTTGGGCCGCTGCTGGAGGACGAGGCCGCGAAACCGCACGAGGGCTTTTGGAAATAGGCATCACAAAAACCGACTTAACACCATTTTTTCTTGGTTTGGCAGATACTCAGACCAGCCTACAAGGTGGCTGGTAACTGCTGTCACTCGATAAATGTTACGAATTCTGTGACCGGCACGCGTTCAGTCACCAGCGTATTTTCGATCTTACTCATATCGGCGAATCCCAGGGACATGCCGCACACAAAGGTTTCGCTCTCAGGCAATTTCAAGACGTCACTGATGACGCGATGGAATTGCGTGAAGGCTGCTTGAGGACAGGTATCAAGCCCGCGTCCGCGGGCCGCGATCATAATGTTTTGCAGAAACATTCCATAATCCAGCCATGAACCTTGCTCCATTGATCGGTCTATTGTAAAAATAAGCCCGACCGGTGCGTCGAAGAACGTATAGTTACGACCGTGTTGCGTATGCATTCCTGACTTGTTCTCACGTGTCAGGCCTAATAATGCATACAAGTCCCAACCGACTTTACGTCGTCGCTCAATGTAAGGCGACACCCATTCAAGTGGATAGTAACGATATGCCTGTTTATGCTGACTCGCTTCCTCAGGGTTATCATGGATTTTTAGTATTTCGGCACACAGTCGCTCCTTCGGCGCGTCGGTCAATACATAGACTTTCCATGGTTGAATATTGGTACCGGACGGTGCACGTGCTGCCACTTCAAGGATTTTCTCGATATCCTCGCGCGCAACTGGCGTCGGTAGAAAGGCGCGGATCGAACGGCGGGAAGTGATCGCCGCGTCGACAATTTTTTGTTCGGTAGTTTCTATCATGATCGTTTTCAGGCAATTTTCAGGCAAAGTAGCCAATTCGTCCGGATTGCAGCAGATCAGTGACGATGCGAGTCAGTAACGATGCAAGTCAGGACATTGGAAAGACTTTATAAATCCGCAGAAGACGACCAATAAAATTTCGAACCATGAACATCTTCCTGTCGACAAGATACACCAA is a genomic window of Glaciimonas sp. CA11.2 containing:
- a CDS encoding DUF4142 domain-containing protein — its product is MTTISRLQAPVFTAKASHKMLQLLGITVLGVAAMAVTAHHAHAADSLARQDKSFLTNAAESGNAEVKASQLALQKSSDPDVKSFAQKMIDDHTKVGDDLKTLAASKSVTVPDDPSIAQKAKILVLSKLDGHTFDKQYAGMIGVSAHKDAVSLFKKTAASAKDADIKQFAANNLPALQEHLQMATQLKSTVDAKK
- a CDS encoding nucleoside deaminase, whose translation is MNHSTTISTQTLSSRDLALLRQSITLSDESKQRGRHPFAALVADEDGNVVVTAGNNSMPPEGDPTQHAELIAAAQAAQKLSPEQLAKSTLYTSAEPCCMCAGAIYWTGIGRVVYALSEHTLLGLTGDHPENPTFSLPCREVFARGQRKVTVVGPLLEDEAAKPHEGFWK
- a CDS encoding nitroreductase is translated as MIETTEQKIVDAAITSRRSIRAFLPTPVAREDIEKILEVAARAPSGTNIQPWKVYVLTDAPKERLCAEILKIHDNPEEASQHKQAYRYYPLEWVSPYIERRRKVGWDLYALLGLTRENKSGMHTQHGRNYTFFDAPVGLIFTIDRSMEQGSWLDYGMFLQNIMIAARGRGLDTCPQAAFTQFHRVISDVLKLPESETFVCGMSLGFADMSKIENTLVTERVPVTEFVTFIE